A genomic segment from Bacillus cereus G9842 encodes:
- the dnaD gene encoding DNA replication protein DnaD, with translation MKKKMMLQWFEQGSIAIPKLLMMHYKKLGLNETEFMVVLHIHTFLESGNSFPTPSEISERMTITEMKCMEIIQALIQKGFLSLEGGQRSEAMMCESYSLQPLWEKILHFLMDESIEEEQKEKKQLQVNLYTVFEKEFGRPLSPFECETLGMWEDQDQHHPNLIQAALREAVMSGKLNFRYIDRILFEWKKNGIKTVDQAQNQGQKFRANQQRAQQMTKQETKFTGKVPFYNWLEQ, from the coding sequence ATGAAAAAGAAAATGATGTTACAGTGGTTTGAGCAGGGAAGCATTGCAATTCCAAAATTGCTTATGATGCATTATAAAAAATTAGGTTTAAATGAGACGGAATTTATGGTTGTACTTCATATACATACATTTTTAGAATCAGGTAATTCGTTTCCGACTCCTTCAGAGATTTCTGAACGGATGACGATAACAGAAATGAAATGTATGGAAATAATTCAGGCGTTGATTCAAAAAGGTTTTTTATCACTAGAAGGTGGACAAAGATCAGAAGCGATGATGTGCGAAAGTTATTCTTTACAACCGTTATGGGAAAAAATATTACATTTCTTAATGGATGAATCAATAGAGGAAGAGCAAAAAGAAAAAAAACAGCTGCAAGTAAATTTATATACAGTATTCGAAAAAGAATTTGGAAGACCACTTTCGCCGTTCGAATGTGAAACGTTAGGAATGTGGGAGGACCAAGATCAACATCATCCAAATTTAATTCAAGCGGCTCTTAGAGAAGCTGTAATGAGTGGAAAACTAAATTTCCGATATATTGATCGTATTTTATTTGAGTGGAAAAAGAATGGAATTAAAACGGTAGATCAGGCTCAAAATCAAGGTCAAAAATTTAGAGCGAATCAACAAAGAGCACAACAAATGACAAAACAAGAGACGAAATTTACTGGAAAAGTGCCTTTTTATAATTGGTTGGAGCAGTAA
- the nth gene encoding endonuclease III, with translation MLNKTQIRYCLDTMADMYPEAHCELVHDNPFELVIAVALSAQCTDVLVNKVTRNLFQKYKTPEDYLSVSLEELQQDIRSIGLYRNKAKNIQKLCRMLLDDYNGEVPSDRDELTKLPGVGRKTANVVVSVAFGIPAIAVDTHVERVSKRLAICRWKDSVLEVEKTLMKKVPMDEWGVTHHRMIFFGRYHCKAQRPQCEECRLLEVCREGKKRMKVK, from the coding sequence ATGCTTAACAAAACGCAAATCCGTTATTGTTTAGACACAATGGCGGATATGTATCCAGAAGCACATTGTGAATTGGTTCATGACAATCCATTTGAACTTGTAATCGCGGTGGCGTTATCTGCACAATGTACAGATGTACTTGTAAATAAAGTGACAAGAAATTTATTTCAAAAATATAAAACACCAGAAGATTATTTAAGTGTTTCTCTAGAAGAATTACAACAAGATATACGCTCTATCGGATTGTATAGAAATAAAGCAAAAAACATTCAAAAATTATGCCGAATGTTATTAGATGACTATAATGGGGAGGTACCGAGCGATCGAGATGAACTTACGAAATTACCAGGTGTAGGAAGGAAAACAGCGAATGTTGTAGTTTCCGTAGCGTTTGGGATTCCGGCAATTGCTGTTGATACACATGTGGAGCGAGTGAGTAAACGATTAGCGATTTGTAGATGGAAAGACTCTGTGTTAGAAGTAGAAAAAACGTTAATGAAGAAAGTACCGATGGATGAGTGGGGGGTTACGCATCATCGTATGATTTTCTTTGGACGTTATCACTGTAAAGCACAACGACCGCAATGTGAGGAGTGCAGGCTGTTAGAAGTATGTCGTGAAGGAAAGAAGCGAATGAAGGTGAAATAA
- a CDS encoding YpoC family protein gives MERVIEIPKEFHCLPFFKESVNSIEYHTDESFEEIIQNTYFIFDIERQYEPWKEIENSIPAVLNVWKNKHEDIAILFRNRDKQEAEGPMILFAAHLLSVVYWLNEQPVHSLNEMQINTNKLKVQPVNFMERYSFIIKKPSNYHSYIQLAQLYIEIEKLFVKKMITKKKSASR, from the coding sequence ATGGAGCGAGTTATAGAAATACCGAAAGAATTTCATTGCTTACCATTTTTTAAAGAAAGCGTAAATTCAATTGAGTATCATACAGACGAGTCTTTTGAAGAAATAATACAAAATACTTACTTTATATTTGATATTGAAAGACAGTATGAGCCATGGAAGGAAATTGAAAACAGTATTCCAGCAGTGTTGAATGTATGGAAAAATAAGCATGAAGACATTGCTATACTGTTTCGAAATAGAGATAAGCAAGAGGCTGAGGGGCCAATGATTCTTTTTGCAGCTCACTTGTTATCGGTTGTCTATTGGTTAAATGAGCAACCTGTTCATAGTTTGAATGAAATGCAAATAAATACGAATAAATTAAAAGTGCAACCTGTTAATTTTATGGAAAGGTATTCATTCATTATAAAGAAACCGAGTAATTATCATTCTTATATTCAATTAGCGCAGTTATATATCGAAATAGAAAAGCTGTTTGTAAAGAAAATGATAACAAAAAAGAAGTCTGCTTCTCGTTAA